The following are from one region of the Methanomassiliicoccales archaeon LGM-DZ1 genome:
- the pyrE gene encoding orotate phosphoribosyltransferase, producing MADIKKALEECGALQFGDFTLASGAKSNYYIDIKKASTKPAVLALIADEMAARMKELGIEPDEVAGVVLGSIPLATALSLKTGINLLMVRKERKDHGTGKLVEGDLKEGDRVLVIEDVITTAGSSMKAIAALRSEGVKVDKVFSVIDREGGGRENLASIGVTLYSLVKGSELLRDAER from the coding sequence ATGGCAGACATTAAGAAAGCGCTCGAGGAATGCGGAGCGCTGCAGTTCGGAGATTTCACCCTCGCATCGGGGGCCAAGAGCAACTACTACATCGACATCAAGAAGGCCAGCACCAAGCCGGCCGTCCTGGCCCTGATCGCCGACGAGATGGCCGCCAGGATGAAGGAGCTGGGCATCGAGCCGGACGAGGTCGCAGGCGTCGTCCTGGGATCGATACCCCTGGCCACTGCGCTCTCTCTCAAGACCGGCATCAACCTGCTGATGGTCCGCAAGGAGAGGAAGGACCACGGGACCGGGAAGCTCGTCGAGGGCGACCTAAAGGAAGGCGACCGCGTCCTCGTCATCGAGGATGTCATCACCACCGCCGGCTCGTCCATGAAGGCCATCGCCGCCCTCCGCTCGGAGGGGGTGAAGGTCGACAAGGTCTTCTCCGTCATCGACCGCGAGGGCGGCGGCAGGGAGAACCTCGCCAGCATCGGAGTCACCCTTTACTCCCTCGTGAAGGGCTCCGAGCTCCTCAGGGACGCCGAGAGATGA